One part of the Pseudopipra pipra isolate bDixPip1 chromosome 3, bDixPip1.hap1, whole genome shotgun sequence genome encodes these proteins:
- the LOC135410913 gene encoding cullin-9-like isoform X1 has product MVNEKHNGNLLVQLGPKLQAHPEKLLRQRRGHNDRLEYLIQWSVISLEERAVGGSSASCAETKPENISMWMSAEEVCASCPALLGKRKLEGLWMKEEKAPSPLAADVPLDEAALLEMKADVRSLVQRAMRQLAKAGTPKCSILNTVHVLSAYAGIGSLAGAFRETGALDVLMKMLCHWEKQIRHSAGKMLRTLALQDAESRAYVLLSLSQQDGIEQHMDFDSRCTLLELFAEITSSEEQCMSFEGIHLPQIPGKLLFVLVKRYLCVTSLLDKLSGGVEQGEEQQGCTVPSLLPEERSRVKQEFEFSMAMANLISELVHAMGWNRNHKPELSPRQELRPRTTRSIFQQKTPATTAVQMPVLSSNHGPHKKQGRTFLTLSDFADSSDYVEYLQANLVRGMRVRLLEDCGDVRAGEEGEFLQSTNSMHTVQVLWRSTGQIYWMRWQILEIIGFGDWWEDPAAQEKEYSPIKSFNLDTVAQPFLCKPLGGLYSLPYLGQPLTKAAEALSRAEWWELLFFVKKLEAQEQKEITSLIQHDQGEQVDEEALIRLSVPVELAQKVLQVLEKRCQGSTLRDLRGCRVYARYFLSRGAEQDGGRSTAVSSEGSGCRSIGREATMAKAAKEDLSAAAVPPQAPSVAVKSDSQLFSELLRSEGLCFPEVMEEQIKVLGSTKGVSESGSLAEIAAMVDVIESSSSAVGLRLTGLKQILKILEEEPKSEQQVGTAQGRLGTGSAGEKLVQVAVELLSTEVAEKALVAVTLRLLAVLMAQHDWRVPFATEGGVQAVLACMQQHSSSALVQQAGLAALKVLVGAADGEPGGGKSLSWNHADVQMMREIFASIGSASSEGSASLLSTIPAALSTMQRVPGGSSGVQNGLLVVNMLMDGHRGLAEQLASCDLPAVLQSCWRDGQSSGCPHAVLALRAINRLAEHGLPLGLKAAGREVPLDLKGVQMLLGSLEDGALSKEVVVALERQLCGEGPVPSGQVAQLLQDHSCFRLLLRSLELLGVEKAVSLSILRILNKFLDSYQEDVLPWHECVEPCVSSLSAHSSSWEVLQEVVGFLHRLATASKDCVVVMCHVGTHEALSKALEKHSVAPSLAPALLNLVTDCEKYTSLYKKLTTRILAGCIQLVLGQIEEHRRSHQPITIPFFDVFLQNLCRGECWEWELTPVLAWWLKALCSLSTVSSLEVKEDKCWEKVQVSSNPHQASKLTDRNPKTYWESNGSTGSHFITVHMQCGVVIREMSMLVASEDSSYMPSRVVVLGGDSPATIRTELNTVTILPSDSRVILLENMTRFWPIIQIRVKRCQQGGIDTRVRGIEVLGPKPTFWPVFKEQLCRRTFLSCTAQARAWGQEICRDRGQLLQLFGRLNRALQHEQGFADRFLPDDEAAWALGRTCWEALVNPLVQSITSPDPDGISPLAWLLREYLESVEPPHRARGHRAAFGSCVRRLTQLLVHVDPGGPEPEETRAAGGKAGKNKEVPARAAKAVVEKSSGLWGISQCWRGVVQQQVQQFLEAAGQVPDLAEQYCGLYQRLRSATEELFGQQAAFMLALGQGFAGALLQLSFLTALHVSEQFARYLDVQIQELRRAAQGSTGPLERLQQFLEPFVVFGGLELAHSFEHFYRHYLGDRLLTQGPSWLEGGIVEQIGLCFPSRFPQDMLSNLAESEELQRQFCLFQLQEQDKRLLELDTGLDEVLETASVADVPEVKVLALSPRCWPVSPLCYMDNPGRFFSAMLSSPLDEFADFCRQSQSQLGWECTKPQRLQWTWLGHAELQFGDCVLHVSTLQMYILLCFNSAEEVAVEALLQATGLPADLVHHALTPLTHGQGVLVQSCTLGGALRLNQVALAQASGRHLRLLPQQRYLRTERAEVSALERKRNVLCCLITRILKVEKQLHVDNLVFRVIDACQKGRLGPGVQFLSFCCHSVDVLSCVLHLLNQGYLRRQEGRPHVLEYISAEPTTPLGGQAQMTFQCRPPQASPDEDSIDSLHWLNPGIDRAEEYLMAMLQVPMGHTLSPEEAKLLMNQTVQQVQDTLSISDDVARHLLMHCRWNVDFLIQCYVENRDALLISSGLQVQDVQPPPSPGTHCPVCVNRLCPTEKPPMLCCMHYCCKPCWSEYLTTRIEQNMVVNCTCPISECCAQPTTAFIYSIVSSEDIIAKYEKALLRRYVECCSNLTWCTNPQGCDQILLKDGLGYGAACSKCSWISCFNCNFPEAHYPASCSHISQWVDDDGYYEGMTSEAQSKHLAKLISKHCPNCQAQIEKNEGCLHMTCTKCSHGFCWRCLKPWRPNHKDYYNCSAMVSKAAWQEKRFQDYNERCTFHHHAREFATSLRNSISSIREMPKIRNLTFVLDACKVLEQARKVLAYSCVYSYYNQDTESMDIVEQQAESLELLTNALQILLEETLLQYQDLASSLQLLKAEHFSAGLELVRQIKERLFAILWHSTQQDFHVGLQSSGDPGQRKLKLANVPTSALAYTGQKRTILCDSPNTDEGGKEVEDEEYDPQWQEDYDDVDDLDEDNFMIDNGSDCDSYFDDDDSYHS; this is encoded by the exons ATGGTGAATGAGAAGCACAATGGCAACCTGCTTGTGCAGCTGGGACCCAAACTGCAGGCCCACCCGGAGAAGCTGCTCCGGCAGCGTCGAGGCCACAACGACCGGCTTGAATACCTGATCCAGTGGAGTGTGATTAGCTTGGAAGAGAGAGCAGTGGGAGGCAGCAGTGCCTCCTGTGCAGAGACCAAGCCGGAGAACATCTCGATGTGGATGTCTGCAGAAGAGGTCTGTGCcagctgcccagcactgctgggcaagAGGAAGCTGGAAGGGCTGTGGATGAAAGAGGAGAAGGCACCAAGTCCGTTGGCTGCAGATGTCCCGCTGGACGAAGCCGCGCTGCTGGAGATGAAGGCTGATGTCAGGAGCCTGGTGCAGCGAGCCATGCGGCAGTTGGCCAAGGCCGGGACGCCCAAGTGCTCCATCCTGAACACTGTGCACGTGCTGAGCGCCTACGCCGGCATTGGCTCTCTGGCGGGTGCCTTCAGGGAGACGGGAGCCCTGGACGTGCTGATGAAGATGCTGTGCCACTGGGAGAAGCAGATCCGCCACAGTGCCGGCAAGATGCTGCGGACCCTGGCTTTGCAGGATGCAG AGAGCCGGGCCTATGtcctgctgtccctgagccagcaggATGGCATTGAGCAGCACATGGACTTTGACAGTCGCTGCACCTTGCTGGAGCTGTTTGCTGAGATAACATCCTCTGAAGAGCAGTGCATGTCCTTTGAGGGGATTCACCTTCCACAG AtccctgggaagctgctgtttgTCCTGGTGAAGCGCTACCTGTGTGTCACTTCTCTCCTGGACAAGCTGAGCGGTGgtgtggagcagggagaggagcagcaggggtGCACTGTACCCAGCCTGCTCCCTGAGGAGAGGAGCCGTGTGAAGCAGGAGTTTGAGTTCAGCATGGCCATGGCAAACCTCATCTCGGAGCTGGTGCACGCGATGGGCTGGAACCGGAACCACAAGCCAGAGCTGTCGCCCCGACAGGAGCTCCGGCCTCGCACCACCCGCTCCATCTTCCAGCAAAAGACTCCAGCCACCACTGCTGTCCAAATGCCTGTACTCAGTTCAAACCATGGTCCCCACAAAAAGCAGGGCCGTACCTTCTTGACTCTGTCAGACTTCGCAGACAGCAGTGACTATGTGGAGTACTTACAGGCAAACCTGGTGCGTGGCATGAGGGTGCGCTTGCTGGAGGACTGTGGTGACGTTAGAGCTGGGGAGGAAGGCGAGTTTCTTCAGAGCACTAACAGCATGCACACAGTACAG GTTTTATGGCGGTCAACAGGTCAAATCTACTGGATGCGTTGGCAAATATTGGAGATTATTGGCTTTGGAGACTGGTGGGAAGATCCTGCTGCTCAGGAAAAGGAATATAGTCCAATAAAGAGCTTTAATCTAGACACAG tTGCACAGCCATTTTTGTGCAAGCCCTTGGGAGGTCTGTACTCCCTGCCTTACCTGGGGCAGCCGCTGACCAAGGCTGCAGAGGCCCTGAGCCGTGCCGAGTGGTGggagctgctcttctttgtgAAGAAGCTGGAAGCACAAGAGCAGAAAGAGATCACCTCTCTCATCCAGCATGACCAGGGAGAGCAG GTGGATGAAGAAGCCCTGATCCGGCTGTCGGTACCTGTGGAGCTGGCCCAGAAGGTGCTGCAGGTCTTGGAGAAGCGATGCCAGGGCAGCACTCTGCGTGACCTGCGTGGCTGCCGCGTCTATGCCAGATACTTCCTCAGTAGGGGAGCTGAGCAGGATGGTGGGAGAAGTACTGCAGTGTCCTCAgagggcagtggctgcaggagcaTTGGCCGTGAAGCCACGATGGCCAAGGCAGCAAAGGAAGAcctttctgcagctgcagtgccGCCCCAAGCCCCCAGTGTGGCAGTGAAGTCCGATTCCCAGCTGTTCAGCGAGCTCCTTAGGAGTGAagggctgtgcttcccagaGGTGATGGAGGAGCAGATCAAAG TGTTGGGCAGCACCAAAGGGGTGAGCGAGAGCGGCTCGCTGGCCGAGATTGCAGCCATGGTGGACGTGATcgagagcagcagctcagcgGTGGGGCTGCGCTTAACTGGGCTCAAGCAAATCTTGAAGATCCTGGAAGAGGAGCCCAAGTCCGAGCAGCAAgttggcacagcccagggcaggctggggaCCGGGAGCGCTGG GGAGAAGCTGGTGCAAGTGgcagtggagctgctgagcACTGAGGTGGCAGAGAAGGCGCTGGTGGCGGTGACGCTGCGGCTGCTGGCCGTGCTGATGGCACAGCACGACTGGCGTGTGCCGTTTGCCACGGAGGGTGGTGTGCAGGCCGTGCTGGCCTGCATGCAGCAACACAGCTCCTCCGCCCTGGTGCAGCAGGCTGGCCTGGCG GCCCTGAAGGTGCTGGTGGGAGCTGCAGATGGTGAGCCAGGAGGTGGGAAGTCCTTGTCCTGGAACCATGCTGACGTGCAGATGATGCGGGAGATCTTTGCCAGCATCGGCTCTGCCTCCAGCGAGGGCTCTGCCAGTCTGCTGAGTACTATCCCTGCTGCCCTGAGCACCATGCAGAGGGTCCCAGG GGGCTCCTCAGGAGTGCAGAACGGCTTGCTGGTGGTGAACATGCTGATGGATGGGCACCGGGGCCTTGCGGAGCAGCTGGCGAGTTGCGACCTCCCGGcggtgctgcagagctgctggagggatGGGCAGAGCAGCGGCTGCCCTCATGCGGTGCTGGCCCTTCGCGCCATCAACCGCCTCGCAGAGCACGGGCTGCCCCTGGGCCTGAAGGCAGCAG GCAGAGAAGTCCCACTGGACCTGAAGGGTGTGCAGATGCTTCTGGGCAGCCTGGAGGATGGCGCTTTGTccaaggaggtggtggtggCCCTGGAACGGCAGCTCTGCGGTGAAGGCCCTGTCCCCTCTGGGCAGGtggcccagctgctgcaggaccaCAGCTGCTTCAGGCTGCTGCTGCgcagcttggagctgctgggggtggAGAAGGCTGTGAGCCTGAGCATCCTCAG GATCCTGAACAAGTTCCTGGACAGTTATCAGGAGGATGTGCTGCCCTGGCACGAGTGTGTGGAGCCCTGTGTGTCCTCCCTGAGcgcccacagcagcagctgggag gtgctgcaggaggtCGTTGGCTTCCTGCACCGCCTGGCCACTGCCAGCAAGGACTGTGTGGTGGTGATGTGCCACGTGGGCACCCACGAGGCTCTGTCCAAAGCCCTGGAAAAGCACAGTGTGGCTCCGTCGCTGGCGCCAGCCCTGCTCAACCTGGTGACGGACTGTGAGAAGTACACCAGCCTCTACAAGAAGCTGACGACCAGAATCTTGGCTGGCTGCATCCAG CTGGTCCTGGGGCAGATTGAGGAGCACCGCCGGAGTCACCAGCCCATCACCATACCCTTCTTTGATGTCTTCCTGCAAAACCTGTGCCGAGGTGAGTGCTGGGAGTGGGAACTGACCCCTGTGCTGGCTTGGTGGCTGAAGGCTCTGTGTTCTCTCTCCACAGTGTCCAGCCTGGAGGTGAAGGAAGACAAGTGTTGGGAGAAGGTGCAGGTCTCCTCCAACCCGCACCAGGCCAGCAAGCTCACGGACAGGAACCCCAAGACATACTGGGAGTCAAATGGCAGCACTGGCTCCCACTTCATCACTGTGCACATGCAGTGTGGTGTGGTGATCAG ggagatGAGCATGCTGGTGGCCAGTGAGGACTCCAGCTATATGCCATCCCGCGTCGTGGTGCTGggtggggacagccctgccaCCATCAGAACGGAGCTCAACACA GTTACCATCCTGCCTTCGGACAGCAGAGTGATCCTGCTGGAGAACATGACCCGCTTCTGGCCCATCATCCAGATCCGGGTGAAGCGGTGCCAGCAG GGTGGCATTGACACACGTGTGCGTGGCATTGAGGTGCTGGGTCCCAAGCCCACTTTCTGGCCCGTCTTCAAGGAGCAGCTGTGCCGGCGGACATTTCtctcctgcactgctcaggCTCGCGCCTGGGGCCAGGAGATCTGCCGGGACCGGGGGCAACTGCTGCAACTCTTTGGCAG ACTGAACCGGGCGCTGCAGCACGAGCAGGGCTTCGCTGACCGCTTCCTTCCTGATGAcgaggcagcctgggcattgGGCAGGACGTGCTGGGAGGCCCTGGTGAACCCCTTGGTGCAGAGCATCACTAGCCCAG ACCCTGATGGCATCAGTCCCCTGGCCTGGCTGCTGAGGGAGTACCTGGAGAGTGTGGAGCCGCCCCACCGTGCCAGGGGACACAGGGCTGCCTTTGGATCCTGTGTGCGGCGCCTGACCCAGCTCCTGGTGCACGTGGACCCTGGTGGCCCAGAGCCGGAGGAGACAAGAGCAGCTG GTGGGAAGGCGGGGAAGAACAAGGAGGTGCCGGCCAGGGCTGCGAAGGCAGTGGTGGAGAAATCGAGTGGCCTGTGGGGAATCTCTCAGTGCTGGCGTGGCGTGGTGCAGCAGCAG GTACAGCAGTtcctggaggcagcagggcaggtgcCAGACCTTGCAGAGCAATACTGCGGGCTGTACCAGCGCCTGCGCAGTGCCACAGAGGAGCTCTTTGGGCAGCAGGCCGCCTTCATGCTGGCCCTGGGCCAGGGCTTTGcaggggctttgctgcagctctCCTTCCTGACTGCCCTGCAC GTGAGTGAGCAGTTTGCCCGCTACCTTGATGTGCAGATCCAGGAGctccgcagggcagcacagggcagcacagggccGCTGGAGCGGCTGCAGCAGTTCTTGGAGCCCTTTGTCGTCTTCGGTGGCCTGGAGCTCGCCCACAGCTTCGAGCACTTCTACAG GCACTACCTGGGGGACCGGCTCCTGACACAAGGGCCGTCTTGGCTGGAAGGAGGCATCGTGGAGCAGATCGGGCTGTGCTTCCCCAGCCGCTTTCCCCAAGATATGCTGAGCAACTTGGCTGAGTCAGAGGAGCTCCAGCGGCAGTTCTGCCTcttccagctgcaggagcaggataagcggctgctggagctggacaCGGGCCTGGATGAG GTGCTGGAGACAGCCTCGGTGGCAGATGTGCCAGAGGTGAAGGTGCTGGCCCTGTCCCCGCGCTGCTGGCCTGTTTCCCCACTCTGTTACATGGATAACCCTGGGAGATTTTTCTCGGCAATGCTGAGCTCCCCCCTGGATGAGTTTGCTGACTTCTGCCGGCAGA GCCAgagccagctgggctgggagtgcACGAAGCCCCAGCGATTGCAGTGGACGTGGCTGGGCCACGCTGAGCTGCAGTTTGGAGACTGTGTCCTCCACGTGTCCACGCTACAGATGTACATCCTGCTGTGCTTCAACAGTGCTGAG gaggtggcTGTGGAGGCCCTGCTGCAGGCTACAGGGCTCCCTGCTGACCTGGTGCACCACGCGCTGACACCGCTGACCCACGGCCAGGGCGTCCTGGTGCAGAGCTGCACACTGGGAG GTGCACTGCGGCTGAACCAGGTAGCCCTGGCCCAGGCCTCTGGCCGCCACCTGAggctgctgcctcagcagaGGTACCTGCGGACAGAGAGGGCTGAGGTGAGCGCcctggaaaggaagaggaacGTCCTCTGCTGCCTCATCACCCGCATCCTCAAGGTGGAGAAGCAGCTCCACGTTGACAACCTGGTGTTCAGG GTGATTGATGCCTGTCAGAAGGGCAGGTTGGGGCCAGGTGTGCAGTTTCTGAGCTTCTGCTGCCACAGCGTGGACGTGCTGTCCTGTGTCCTGCACCTGTTGAACCAGGGCTATCTCCGGCGCCAGGAGGGGAGGCCTCATGTCTTGGAATACATCTCTGCTGAACCTACGACACCTCTTGGGGGCCAGGCACAGATGACTTTCCAGTGCAGGCCACCACAGGCATCTCCAGATGAGGACAGCATAGACAGCCTGCATTG GTTGAATCCTGGCATAGACAGGGCAGAAGAATATCTTATGGCAATGCTGCAGGTGCCAATGGGGCACACACTTAGTCCAGAGGAGGCAAAGCTGCTCATGAACCAGACAGTACAGCAGGTCCAGGACACTCTGAGCATATCGGATGACGTTGCTCGGCACCTCCTCATGCACTGTAGGTGGAACGTGGATTTCCTGATCCAGTGCTATGTGGAGAACCGTGATGCTCTGCTCATCTCCTCGGGGCTGCAAGTGCAGGATGTCCAGCCTCCTCCGAGCCCTGGAACCCACTGCCCAGTCTGTGTGAACCGGCTATGTCCCACTGAGAAGCCACCAATGCTCTGCTGCATGCACTACTGCTGCAAG CCCTGTTGGAGTGAATATCTCACGACTCGCATTGAACAGAACATGGTTGTCAACTGCACCTGTCCCATATCCGAGTGCTGTGCACAGCCAACCACAGCCTTCATTTACTCCATTGTGTCCTCTGAGGACATCATAGCAAAG TATGAAAAAGCCCTCCTCAGACGCTATGTTGAGTGTTGCTCCAACCTGACATGGTGCACCAACCCTCAGGGCTGTGATCAGATCCTCCTTAAGGATGGACTTGGTtatggagcagcctgttccaagtGCTCCTGGATATCCTGCTTCAACTGCAACTTcccagag GCCCATTATCCTGCCAGCTGCAGCCACATTTCTCAGTGGGTAGATGATGATGGATACTATGAAGGAATGACAAGTGAAGCCCAAAGCAAACATCTGGCTAAGCTCATTTCAAAGCACTGCCCAAACTGCCAGGCTCAGATAGAGAAAAATGAGGGTTGCCTGCA TATGACATGTACAAAGTGTAGTCATGGCTTCTGTTGGCGTTGCCTCAAGCCCTGGAGACCGAATCATAAGGATTATTACAACTGCTCTGCTATG GTGAGTAAAGCAGCTTGGCAGGAGAAGCGTTTTCAGGATTACAATGAGAGATGCACCTTTCATCATCATGCAAGG GAATTTGCCACGAGTCTGAGGAACAGTATTTCTTCCATCAGAGAGATGCCAAAAATTAGGAACTTGACCTTTGTTCTTGATGCCTGCAAAGTGCTAGAACAGGCACGGAAG GTGCTGGCTTACTCCTGTGTGTACAGCTACTATAACCAGGACACTGAGAGCATGGATATTGTGGAACAGCAGGCTGAGAGCCTAGAGCTGCTCACTAATGCTCTGCAGATCCTTCTGG AGGAAACCCTGCTGCAGTACCAGGACCTGGCCTCCTCTCTTCAGCTTCTGAAAGCAGAGCATTTCAGTGCTGGTTTGGAGTTGGTACGCCAGATCAAGGAGCGTCTCTTTGCAATTCTCTGGCACTCCACACAG CAGGATTTCCATGTTGGGCTCCAGTCTTCAGGAGATCCTGGTCAGAGAAAGTTGAAACTCGCAAATGTGCCTACTTCAGCCCTTGCCTATACAGG GCAAAAACGTACCATCTTGTGTGACTCCCCCAACACAGATGAAGGTGGCAAAGAGGTTGAAGATGAGGAGTATGATCCACAGTGGCAGGAAGACTATGATGACGTTGATGACCTTGATGAAGACAACTTTATGATTGATAATGGATCAGATTGTGATTCCTActttgatgatgatgatagCTATCATAGCTAG